From a region of the Toxotes jaculatrix isolate fToxJac2 chromosome 7, fToxJac2.pri, whole genome shotgun sequence genome:
- the LOC121184060 gene encoding C-C motif chemokine 5-like isoform X2, whose protein sequence is MMPKPLLLLAALTLCCCITTLHASSRRGCICLRTTTVPIRRSNIETVVVNAVSGQCRHIEIIVTTRNGRKVCVDPAAKWFKDFFSTLEKVGCVSGRARSCVHRQLLR, encoded by the exons ATGATGCCTAAACCACTGCTCCTCCTGGCTGCTCtgactctctgctgctgcatcacGACTCTGCATG CCTCTTCCAGGCGTGGATGCATCTGCTTACGGACGACCACCGTTCCCATCCGTCGTTCGAACATCGAGACAGTTGTGGTGAACGCTGTTTCAGGACAATGCCGCCATATTGAAATCAT agtCACCACGAGGAACGGCCGCAAAGTTTGTGTCGATCCAGCAGCGAAATGGTTCAAGGACTTTTTCAGCACTTTGGAAAA GGTGGGCTGTGTCAGTGGAAGAGCTCGCTCTTGTGTTCACCGTCAGTTATTGAGATAA
- the LOC121184060 gene encoding alveolar macrophage chemotactic factor-like isoform X1 has protein sequence MMPKPLLLLAALTLCCCITTLHASSRRGCICLRTTTVPIRRSNIETVVVNAVSGQCRHIEIIVTTRNGRKVCVDPAAKWFKDFFSTLEKTKEASNAATQPTPGSTLDA, from the exons ATGATGCCTAAACCACTGCTCCTCCTGGCTGCTCtgactctctgctgctgcatcacGACTCTGCATG CCTCTTCCAGGCGTGGATGCATCTGCTTACGGACGACCACCGTTCCCATCCGTCGTTCGAACATCGAGACAGTTGTGGTGAACGCTGTTTCAGGACAATGCCGCCATATTGAAATCAT agtCACCACGAGGAACGGCCGCAAAGTTTGTGTCGATCCAGCAGCGAAATGGTTCAAGGACTTTTTCAGCACTTTGGAAAA GACTAAAGAGGCCTCCAACGCAGCTACTCAGCCAACCCCAGGTTCCACCCTTGATGCCTGA